A window from Mixophyes fleayi isolate aMixFle1 chromosome 12, aMixFle1.hap1, whole genome shotgun sequence encodes these proteins:
- the SLC25A44 gene encoding LOW QUALITY PROTEIN: solute carrier family 25 member 44 (The sequence of the model RefSeq protein was modified relative to this genomic sequence to represent the inferred CDS: deleted 1 base in 1 codon) — translation MEDKRKIQIIEWEHLDKKKFYVFGVCMTMMIRVSVYPFTLIRTRLQVQKGKSLYNGTFDAFVKILRSEGAPGLYRGFLVNTFTLISGQCYVTTYELTRKYVSQYTNSNTVKSLVAGGSASLVAQSITVPIDVVSQHLMMQRKGESMGRFRIHVADEKQSMMFGQTKGIILQIFRTDGPKGFYRGYVASLLTYIPNSAVWWPFYHFYAEQLSRLSPKDCPHLLLQAIAGPLAAATASTITNPMDVIRARVQVEGKNSIINTFRQLMAEEGPWGLTKGLSARIISATPSTIVIVVGYETLKKMSLRPELVDSRHW, via the exons ATGGAGGACAAAAGGAAAATTCAGATCATCGAGTGGGAACACTTAGACAAGAAAAAGTTCTATGTGTTCGGGGTCTGCATGACGATGATGATCCGGGTCAGCGTTTATCCGTTTACGCTCATCAGGACGCGTCTTCAGGTTCAGAAGGGGAAGAGCCTGTACAACGGGACGTTCGATGCCTTCGTGAAGATTTTAAGATCGGAAGGGGCCCCAGGTTTATACCGGGGCTTCTTGGTCAACACCTTCACCCTGATCTCCGGTCAGTGCTACGTCACCACCTACGAACTGACCCGCAAGTACGTGTCGCAGTACACCAATAGTAACACCGTCAAATCGCTGGTGGCTGGGGGATCGGCTTCGTTGGTGGCCCAGAGCATTACCGTTCCAATCGATGTCGTGTCTCAGCACCTTATGATGCAGAGAAAGGGGGAGAGTATGGGGCGGTTCCGTATACACGTGGCAGACGAGAAACAGTCCATGATGTTTGGCCAGACGAAAGGCATTATCTTGCAGATCTTCAGGACTGATGGTCCGAAGGGTTTCTACAGAGGTTATGTGGCCTCTctgctcacctacatcccgaaCAGCGCGGTTTGGTGGCCTTTCTATCACTTCTACGCAG AACAACTATCTCGTCTGTCGCCCAAAGACTGCCCTCACCTTCTGCTTCAGGCCATCGCCGGTCCGCTGGCGGCCGCCACCGCTTCCACCATCACCAATCCTATGGATGTCATAAGGGCTCGTGTGCAG GTGGAAGGCAAAAACTCTATAATCAACACGTTCCGGCAGCTGATGGCAGAGGAAGGCCCCTGGGGTCTGACGAAAGGACTCTCCGCCCGGATTATCTCCGCCACC CCCTCCACCATCGTGATCGTGGTGGGCTACGAGACTCTGAAGAAGATGAGCTTACGGCCCGAGCTGGTAGACTCGAGACACTGGTGA
- the PMF1 gene encoding polyamine-modulated factor 1: MEAEAKASSSAIAGASGTAAAAEQQPGPAAAEFPGRLLIFNTLVDKFLEGLMEAGSYQRFARCYQKFYKIQPEITRSIYNQFVSQLHSSIKSEIQEIQDEGNLEALLDSLDKLQKEAGSRTDLQWRPSGIPEEDLRSHLVPYLLQQRVYLRRLLKERRQRNAKLAQSVLDGRKRIDEMQREIERRQQAWQKLSKSQRDLIVSMQESSDDI, encoded by the exons ATGGAAGCGGAGGCCAAAGCCTCTTCTTCGGCTATTGCTGGTGCCTCTGGGACGGCGGCGGCGGCCGAGCAGCAGCCCGGCCCGGCTGCAGCCGAGTTCCCCGGGCGGCTCCTCATCTTCAACACGCTGGTGGATAAGTTCCTGGAAGGGCTGATGGAGGCGGGAAG TTACCAGCGATTCGCTCGGTGTTACCAGAAGTTCTACAAGATCCAACCGGAAATCACCCGCAGTATCTACAACCAATTCGTGTCCCAGCTGCATTCATCCATTAAG TCAGAGATTCAAGAAATTCAGGATGAGGGGAACCTGGAGGCACTCTTGGACTCGTTGGACAAGCTGCAAAAAGAGGCTGGAAGCAGAACGGACCTCCAGTG GCGCCCCAGCGGGATTCCAGAGGAAGATCTGCGCAGCCACCTGGTGCCGTACCTCCTACAGCAGCGAGTGTACCTGCGCAGGCTCCTGAAGGAGAGGCGGCAGAGGAACGCCAAGCTGGCGCAGAGCGTGCTGGACGGGAGGAAGAGGATAGACGAGATGCAAAGAGAGATCGAGAGGAGACAACAGGCCTGGCAG AAATTGTCTAAATCACAGAGAGATCTGATTGTCTCCATGCAAGAGTCGAGTGATGACATCTGA